In Brachybacterium fresconis, the genomic stretch GATGCGCTTGCCGGGCCAGAGATCGGCGCGGAAGTCGCCGTCGGGCATGCCCGGGTGCAGATGGATGTAGGCGACGGTCTCGGTCAGCTCGGCGCGGCGCTTCTCCTCCAGCGGCCCGGCGGCGCCGAGGACCTCGAGGGGTCCCAGCACCCGGAGGAAGGGCGCGGAGTCCGGCAGCTCCGGCGCGCGGTCGCGCACGTCCGCAGTGAGCAGGGTGCCCGTCGGTGCCGGGACGACCGACAGGGGTCGCAGCACCGTCCCGGTGGGCTCCTCCTCGGGCTCCACCGCTTCGGGAGTTGCGGCGGCGGAGAAGGCTCGCAGGATGCGGCCGAAATCGGCCGCTGTCAGCAGCTGCGGGGCAAAGTCCAGCCCGTACGGCTCGAGACGGGCGGACTCCAGCGACTTGACCGTGAGCAGTCCGTCGCTCGGGCGGTCTTGCTGGCCGGTCGCGACGACAGCGAGGCCCACCTGGGGGCGGGACTCGAGAGCCTTGCGGAGCCGTGCCTGCTCGGACGAGCTCACGTCGGTGCCCAGCAGCAGGATCTGCGGAGCCCAGAGGTCGCCGGCGTCGCCGGTTCGCCGGGCCCGCTGGGCGGAGTCATGTCCCAGCTCGGCCAGGGCTTTCTGGTCGGCGGCGAGACCGGCCTCGAGCTCTGTGAGCACTTCATGGACACTCGCGCGGCTCCGGATCCGCCCGGAGTCGAGCGCGGCCTCGAGCTCCGGGCCGACGCCGACCGTGGTGATCGTGAGGTCGTCGGCCCAGGGGGAGGTGGCGAGGAAGACCGCCAGTGCCCGCAGCACGGCGCGCGAGGTCGCGGCGTCCGTCTCGAGGCCGGTGGCGGCCAGGTGCTCGAGGTCGACCAGCACCTCGCTGCCCTCGGCGGTGACACCGAGCGGGACCAGCGCCGGGTAGGGGGCGAGGGCGTCGGCGATCGAGGCGTCGCGGGCGAGCTCGGCGGTGCGCGCCAGCAGCCAGCGGTCCGGGTCCTCGGTCGCCTCGAACGGTGCGGGCAGCTGCTGGGGCCCGGCCGTGCGCAACTCGAGGTGCGTCTGGCCAAGCAGGGCCAGGCGGAGGTCAGGGATCGGCATGCCGTCTCGGAGACAGGAGACCGCCAGAGTGCGCAGCGAGCGGTCGACGAGGTCGAGGGCGGCGGGATCCTCGCGGCGGGCCAGGCGGACCTGGTCGAGATCGGCCACGGGTCCGCCGCCGACGCGCTCTCCGGCACGACGGGTGCGCTGGACGTAGTGGCGCCGGGTGAGCAGGGAGCTGAGGACGCTCGCCGCGAGGACGGAACCGACGCCCGCCCACGGCACGGCGGCAGCCTCCACGGTCGGGGCGGCGAGGAAGGCGGCGCGCGAGGCGCCGGCGTCCTCGGCGGCACCGGAAGCACGCTCCTCGGTGTCGGTGTCGGTGTCGGTGTCGGTGTCGGTGTCGGTGTCGGTGTCGGTGCCGGTGGCCGCGGAGGCCGCGCCGTGGTCCGGCACCTCCCCGGCGTCGGCCCGGGCCAGAGCGGCCCGCTCGGCGGCGTCGTCGGCTTCCGCCTGGGCATTCTGCGCGGCCTCGACCAGCGAAGCCCCTGCCGGATCCCCGGTGGCTTTCGCCTCGGCCACGGCGATCCATGCGACGTCGGCCTCGAGCGCGGCGGCCTCCGCCCGGGTCCCGGCCGCCGCGGCCGCCTTCTGCTCGTCGGCTGCGACAGTCAGCGAGGCACGGGCGACGTCATCGCGCAGCGCGTCCGTCGGGTCCTGTGTATGGGTGCCCGCGGCGCTCTGCGCCTGCTCGGAACCAGCGGAGTCCTGGACGGCCGGGACGGGGACGCGGAGCATCCATCCGGCGCGGATCTCGTCGGCGTCGAGGAGGGCACCGCCGTCGGGCTGCTCGAGGCCCCGGGAGGCGTCGAGGATCTCCGGCCAGCGGTCCGCATCGCCGAGATGCGCGGCGGCGAGCGAGGAGAGCGTGTCCCCGGGCTGGACGGTGACCGTCTCATAGGGCTGCTCCGCGCCGGCCGTGTCGCCGTCGGGCGTGCTCGCGGGCACCCCGGGGATCGTCAGGGTCCAGCCCGGCTCCAGGATCGGGTCCTGGCCCGCCCGCAGCGAGTGGCCGTCGGGCTGGAGGCGCCCGTCGTTGGCGGCGACGATCTCCCGCCACCGGTGGCCGTCGCCGAGGTGCTCCTCCGCCAGGTCCCAGGCGGTGTCGCCGGGCTGGACGGTGATGACGAGGTCAGGTTCGT encodes the following:
- a CDS encoding LysM peptidoglycan-binding domain-containing protein; its protein translation is MPASTPDGDTAGAEQPYETVTVQPGDTLSSLAAAHLGDADRWPEILDASRGLEQPDGGALLDADEIRAGWMLRVPVPAVQDSAGSEQAQSAAGTHTQDPTDALRDDVARASLTVAADEQKAAAAAGTRAEAAALEADVAWIAVAEAKATGDPAGASLVEAAQNAQAEADDAAERAALARADAGEVPDHGAASAATGTDTDTDTDTDTDTDTDTEERASGAAEDAGASRAAFLAAPTVEAAAVPWAGVGSVLAASVLSSLLTRRHYVQRTRRAGERVGGGPVADLDQVRLARREDPAALDLVDRSLRTLAVSCLRDGMPIPDLRLALLGQTHLELRTAGPQQLPAPFEATEDPDRWLLARTAELARDASIADALAPYPALVPLGVTAEGSEVLVDLEHLAATGLETDAATSRAVLRALAVFLATSPWADDLTITTVGVGPELEAALDSGRIRSRASVHEVLTELEAGLAADQKALAELGHDSAQRARRTGDAGDLWAPQILLLGTDVSSSEQARLRKALESRPQVGLAVVATGQQDRPSDGLLTVKSLESARLEPYGLDFAPQLLTAADFGRILRAFSAAATPEAVEPEEEPTGTVLRPLSVVPAPTGTLLTADVRDRAPELPDSAPFLRVLGPLEVLGAAGPLEEKRRAELTETVAYIHLHPGMPDGDFRADLWPGKRIADSTRHQRISRLRSWLGSQENGEPYLPRARGADGSYAFEHLSSDWALVQEVARDRRTASAEELAEALKLVQSRPFEDAGRSRYRWAIPLQYRMTDTILDLAHELAQRALEVGDTETVLWATERGLLVEPLHEQLWRDRLRAVASDQGLHRRITHQLEAMIDEIDDGYDLLPETESLMSTTPASHRIAL